In a single window of the Rhodamnia argentea isolate NSW1041297 chromosome 2, ASM2092103v1, whole genome shotgun sequence genome:
- the LOC115733449 gene encoding receptor-like protein 9DC3, with the protein MGCHQILLRLLCFLFFLHSSSLPFASPLCPPDQHDALLLFKNSFVLDLMASANCDWYGPVVSYPKTNSWNKSVDCCSWDGVTCDSVTGNVVSLDLACSRLRGPLHSNSSLFLLRHLQNLNLFGNDFAGSRISPNLGAFAGLTHLNLSSSCFTGTVPREIPCLSKLVSLDLSVNYVDTAYSSSSLRLENPIFTMLVQNLTTLRKLVLDEVDMSMVSPKSFANLSSSLTYLSASYCSLGGVLFLDTVFRLPSLTHLDLSANDDMSRTLPTSNWTGPLKYLSLSYTNFSGEIPDSIGNMESLIVLELSGCGFTGHIPSSMWNLKQLQILYLDWNNFSGVVEFENFTNFKYLRELGVSHELNLIYDAPKYTFPKLEVLWLSSCNLTKFPYFLSSLKRLTHLDLSFNRISGEIPPSSTSNFRAYNNNFTGEIPSLICQLSSLQFLNFFNNSLSGNIPSCLGNITNLEILKLSNNKLQGPLPRSLVKCVKLLSLFLDHNEFSDIFPHWLEAPQLLRLDLQSNKFNGYINLTAFGLSFLALELLVISNNNFTGRLPTELFSNTSLAVIDLSNNKFGGPIPLPSPVTSYYSIANNKITGKIPSLICNATKLEIIDLSNNSLTGSLPRCLTTFSTDLSVLNLRMNYLKGTIPHSFSSRSSLMTLDLSRNLFEGTLPRSLVKCKKLEVLDLGDNRIQDTFPRWLGTLPELKVLVLKSNNLKDLVDIPMGAHLFPKLHILDLSNNNFSGPLPANLITNLKGMMTVENGQDKSLYMTRSFGSASYENSVTVTMKGLEIELVKILTFLTIIDLSHNSFQGDIPEVIGHLHSLVGLNLSRNHLTGFIPPTPGNLTNLGWLDLSSNKLRGAIPRNLGDLASLGYLNLSKNQLTGRIPQDKQLGTFPSDSFNENPGLCGAPLPNACRSDAQSHPPASSSTSDRKGHESWFEQKTVWLGYASGIVIGISIAYIAFEIEKPKWLMRGVRMLERRAAEWTEKPKRKAIKFHGQ; encoded by the exons ATGGGGTGTCATCAgatcctcctccgcctcctctgtttcctctttttcttacATTCCTCCTCCCTTCCCTTTGCCTCGCCGCTTTGCCCTCCTGACCAACACGATGCCTTgcttctcttcaagaattccttCGTGCTCGATCTCATGGCGTCGGCCAATTGTGATTGGTACGGCCCTGTCGTGTCTTATCCGAAGACAAACTCATGGAACAAGAGCGTGGACTGCTGCTCGTGGGACGGCGTCACTTGCGACAGCGTCACCGGCAACGTCGTCAGTCTCGACCTTGCTTGCAGTCGGCTTCGTGGCCCTCTCCATTCCAATAGCTCCCTCTTTCTCCTTCGCCATCTTCAAAATCTTAACCTTTTCGGTAATGACTTTGCCGGCTCGCGTATTTCCCCTAATCTGGGTGCATTTGCAGGGTTGACTCATCTCAATCTCTCTAGTTCGTGCTTTACGGGTACCGTTCCCCGTGAAATCCCTTGCCTCTCCAAGCTGGTGTCACTTGATCTCTCTGTCAATTATGTTGACACCGCCTACTCGTCCTCTTCTCTCAGGTTGGAAAATCCGATCTTCACAATGCTTGTTCAGAATCTGACAACATTGAGAAAGCTTGTCCTTGATGAAGTAGACATGTCCATGGTttcaccaaagtccttcgcGAATTTGTCTTCTTCTCTGACATATTTGAGCGCTTCTTATTGTTCCTTGGGAGGGGTGTTGTTTCTAGATACTGTTTTTCGATTACCGAGCCTCACTCATCTCGATTTAAGTGCCAATGATGACATGTCACGGACTCTTCCCACTTCCAATTGGACTGGTCCTCTCAAATATTTGTCTCTCTCGTATACCAACTTTTCGGGAGAAATACCAGATTCAATTGGTAACATGGAGAGTTTAATAGTTTTAGAGCTTAGCGGTTGCGGATTCACAGGACACATCCCCTCGTCAATGTGGAATCTCAAGCAACTCCAAATTCTATATCTTGATTGGAATAACTTTAGCGGAGTTGTAGAGTTTGAAAACTTTACAAACTTCAAATATCTCCGGGAGCTTGGGGTTTCTCACGAACTAAATCTAATCTATGATGCACCGAAGTATACATTCCCGAAGCTTGAAGTGTTGTGGTTGAGTTCTTGCAACTTAACCAAGTTCCCCTACTTCTTGAGTTCATTGAAAAGATTAACACACTTAGACCTCTCTTTCAATAGGATTAGTGGGGAGATC CCTCCATCTTCAACTTCTAACTTTAGAGCCTACAATAATAATTTCACCGGTGAGATTCCCTCTTTGATTTGTCAGTTGAGTTCACTccagtttttaaatttttttaataatagtctCTCCGGGAATATTCCATCATGCTTAGGTAATATAACCAATCTCGAGATTCTAAAGTTGAGCAATAATAAATTACAAGGACCATTGCCGCGTTCCCTAGTCAAATGCGTGAAGTTATTATCACTATTTCTCGATCACAACGAGTTCAGTGATATCTTCCCACATTGGCTGGAAGCACCGCAATTACTGAGACTTGATTTGCAATCGAACAAATTTAATGGTTACATTAACCTCACTGCTTTTGGACTCTCCTTCCTTGCTCTTGAGCTTTTGGTTATTTCCAACAACAATTTCACTGGACGGTTGCCCACAGAACTTTTCTCAAACACATCATTAGCTGTCATAGATTTGTCCAACAACAAGTTTGGAGGGCCAATTCCGCTTCCATCTCCTGTCACATCTTAttattccattgcaaataataaaataacaggAAAGATCCCCTCTTTGATATGCAATGCCACAAAGCTCGAGATCATTGATTTGTCCAACAACAGCTTAACAGGTAGCTTGCCTCGGTGCTTGACAACTTTTAGCACCGATCTGTCGGTTTTGAACTTGAGAATGAATTACCTCAAGGGCACAATTCCTCATTCATTTTCTTCGAGAAGCAGTTTGATGACTCTTGACTTGAGTCGAAATCTATTTGAAGGCACATTGCCCCGGTCCCTTGTCAAATGTAAAAAGCTTGAAGTTCTGGATCTCGGTGACAATCGGATACAGGATACATTCCCAAGATGGTTGGGAACACTGCCAGAACTAAAAGTTCTTGTTTTGAAATCCAACAATTTGAAGGATCTTGTGGATATTCCCATGGGAGCTCACCTCTTTCCCAAGTTGCACATTCTGGACCTCTCCAACAACAACTTTAGCGGTCCGTTGCCAGCCAATTTGATAACGAACCTTAAAGGCATGATGACTGTCGAGAATGGGCAAGACAAATCACTTTATATGACACGATCTTTTGGATCGGCGTCATACGAGAACTCCGTGACCGTGACGATGAAAGGGCTAGAGATTGAGCTGGTGAAGATCTTGACCTTCCTCACGATTATTGATTTGTCGCACAACTCTTTCCAAGGGGATATTCCCGAAGTTATCGGACATCTTCACTCTCTCGTAGGGCTCAACCTTTCTCGTAACCACCTTACGGGTTTCATCCCTCCAACTCCGGGGAACTTGACTAACCTTGGATGGCTTGATCTTTCTTCGAACAAGCTTAGAGGAGCAATTCCTAGAAATTTGGGAGATTTGGCATCCCTTGGGTACTTAAACCTCTCGAAGAACCAACTCACCGGTCGAATTCCACAAGATAAGCAATTGGGCACATTTCCAAGCGACTCGTTTAATGAAAATCCAGGCTTATGTGGAGCTCCATTGCCAAATGCATGCCGTAGTGATGCTCAATCTCATCCACCAGCATCCTCATCAACTTCTGATCGCAAAGGGCATGAGAGTTGGTTTGAGCAAAAAACAGTGTGGCTAGGCTATGCATCGGGAATCGTGATTGGGATTTCGATAGCTTACATTGCATTTGAAATAGAGAAACCCAAATGGCTCATGCGAGGTGTGAGAATGCTGGAGAGAAGAGCAGCCGAGTGGACAGAGAAGCCAAAGCGGAAGGCCATCAAATTTCATGGACAGTGA
- the LOC115750023 gene encoding receptor-like protein 33, whose translation MLSNNKLQGPLPRSLVKCVNLSLLYLDHNEFGDIFPHWLEAPQLQSLDLQSNKFNGRINLTALRLSFPALELLVISNNNFTGRLPIELFSNTSLAIIDLSNNEFGGPIPLASPVTFYYSIANNKITGKIPSLICKATKLQVIDFSNNSLTGSLPRCLTSFSTDLSVLNLRMNYLQGTIPPSFSSRSSLMTLDLSRNLIEGTLPRSLVKCKNLEVLDLSDNRIEDTFPRWLGTLPELKVLVLSSNNLKDLLDIPMGAHLFPKLHIMDLSNNNFSGPLPANLIMNLKGMMTDENGQDKSLYMTRSFGSASYENSVTVTMKGLEIELVKILTFLTIMDLSHNSFQGDIPKVIGHLHSLVGLNLSQNHLTGSIPPTLGNLTDLGWLDLSSNKLKGAIPRELGDLASLGYLNLSKNQLTGRIPQDMHLGTFPSDSFNENPGLCGTPLPKACPGDAQSPPPLVLINFDRKGHESWFEQKTVWLGYASGIVIGISIAYIAFEMEKPKWLMRGVRMLERRAAKWTEKPQRKAIKFHGQ comes from the coding sequence ATGCTGAGCAATAATAAATTACAAGGACCGTTGCCGCGCTCCCTAGTCAAATGCGTGAATTTATCATTACTATATCTCGATCACAACGAGTTCGGTGATATCTTCCCACATTGGCTGGAAGCACCGCAACTACAGAGTCTGGACTTGCAATCAAACAAATTTAATGGTAGGATTAACCTCACTGCCTTGAGACTCTCCTTCCCTGCTCTTGAACTTTTGGTTATTTCCAACAACAATTTCACTGGACGGTTGCCCATAGAACTTTTCTCAAACACCTCATTAGCTATCATAGATTTGTCCAACAATGAGTTCGGAGGGCCAATTCCACTTGCATCTCCTGTCACATTTTAttattccattgcaaataataaaataacaggAAAGATCCCCTCTTTGATATGCAAGGCCACCAAGCTCCAAGTCATTGATTTTTCCAATAACAGCTTAACAGGTAGCTTGCCTCGATGcttgacaagttttagcacCGATCTATCAGTTTTGAACTTGAGAATGAATTACCTCCAGGGCACAATTCCTCCATCGTTCTCTTCGAGAAGCAGCTTGATGACTCTTGACTTGAGTCGAAATCTGATCGAAGGCACATTGCCCCGGTCCCTTGTCAAATGTAAAAATCTTGAAGTTCTAGATCTCAGCGACAATCGGATAGAGGATACATTCCCAAGATGGTTGGGAACACTCCCAGAACTAAAAGTTCTCGTTTTGAGTTCCAACAATTTGAAGGATCTTTTGGATATTCCCATGGGAGCTCACCTCTTTCCCAAGTTGCACATTATGGACCTCTCCAACAACAACTTTAGTGGTCCATTGCCAGCCAATTTGATAATGAACCTTAAAGGCATGATGACTGACGAGAATGGGCAAGACAAATCACTTTATATGACACGATCTTTCGGATCGGCATCATACGAGAATTCCGTGACCGTGACGATGAAAGGGCTAGAGATTGAGCTGGTGAAGATCTTGACCTTCCTCACAATTATGGATTTGTCGCACAACTCTTTCCAAGGGGATATCCCCAAAGTTATCGGACATCTTCACTCTCTCGTAGGGCTCAACCTTTCTCAAAACCACCTTACGGGTTCCATCCCTCCGACTCTAGGGAACTTGACTGATCTTGGATGGCTTGATCTTTCTTCGAACAAGCTTAAAGGGGCAATCCCTAGAGAATTAGGAGATTTGGCATCCCTTGGGTACTTAAACCTCTCGAAGAACCAACTCACCGGTCGAATTCCTCAAGATATGCATTTGGGCACGTTTCCAAGTGACTCGTTTAATGAAAATCCAGGCTTATGTGGAACTCCATTGCCAAAGGCATGCCCCGGTGATGCTCAATCTCCTCCACCACTTGTCCTCATCAACTTCGATCGCAAAGGGCATGAGAGTTGGTTCGAGCAGAAGACAGTGTGGCTAGGCTATGCATCGGGAATCGTGATTGGGATTTCGATAGCTTACATTGCATTCGAAATGGAGAAACCGAAATGGCTCATGCGAGGTGTGAGAATGCTGGAGAGAAGAGCAGCCAAGTGGACAGAGAAGCCACAACGGAAGGCCATCAAATTTCATGGACAATGA